Part of the Scyliorhinus canicula chromosome 13, sScyCan1.1, whole genome shotgun sequence genome, TTATGGCCCGATATCTGGaagataacttcaaagtaattgTTCGTATGAAAATTAATTCGTATCACAAAGCAATTAGAAATCATTCACTAAATCTGTATGCTTTGTTTTGTTCTGCAATTTGCATTCGATGACTTATGCAAATGAATGTTCTGCACAACTTTCTGAGCTTCTTCCAGACAGCTCAGATCTTCCAGCTAGCAATGAGGCCATGGCCTTTGCTGCTGAATGAAAATAAAGCTGCGGCCTTACTGTTTTGCCTTGGAGCTTTAGGAACTTCCTGTCCCAACTGAGGAATGCAGCCACCAAGGGCAGTGCCGAGTTGCAGAGTCACATCCACTTCTCATGGAATGCCCCATAACGTTTTTTAGGCTTACAGGGTTATGACAAAGTTTTAATGTTATTAAGCATTTTTGTAAGAAACTATTATTAATCTTTCCAAGTGTTTTAATTGTTTTTGAATTTGCATAACCAGCAATTTAATAAGCAAACATGGAAACGTCATGACAGGAATTGAAAAATACTTCAAATTAAATAAGTGGCAATGTGCATTAGGTCTCTGAgtgcattgattttttttattaCTTGTTTGCCCAATGGATTGTAAGTGGATACAGATGTTCCCAAATGCATTAGTGCTCTGaaaccattgatttttttttaaattacagaaaGAATTAGCAGTGGGCAAGAGTTGTTTCCAAATAGGGTGATAGGGTAGGATGGGAGTTGGACATGTGTGAGATGGAGATGTTTGGGTGGGTAAGTGGGGTGTTAACTGTTCAGCAAGTTTACTTTTAAATATGTTTTGAGGACTTCCTGATACAGCTTTTGCTGTTTTCTACTTTCAACCCAAGTCCTACACCTATGATTAACAGTGTCAGTATCCTAGAGTAAATCTATGGGCACGTTCAGGGCATCTAGCCCAAATCAACAATGTCAGAGTCAGTGTTGGAGGCATCCATGGAGGGATCTATTTTTGCCCATCAGAAGTTTGAAATTCTCCATGTTCTAACATGCAACAGTGGCATATGTCAGAACATTCATCGCCAACTCCATTGGAAGATCTGTGCCATCACCCTGACAATTATTTGCTTTCTTAGGTTTAACTTCAAAGGCTATAATTCAGTATACTCTAGCCAGCAAGTTACTCCCGTCAATAGGTAATACCTACTGATGATTGACATGTTAGTACAAATGTGATACGAAAATTTAATTTCCTTAATTTTTTGTTTCAAACTTGTAATTATGATTGAAAGGACATCTCCAACAGCTTTTCAGAAATTGACCACTAATGTAACAATGGTCCAGTGACTCCTCACATCATTACATTGGCCAGGGTTAGCAATGCTGAGAGAATTAGTGAAACTTTGCAATGCTAATTACTCATTAAGAGGTgtagataagggcagcacggtggcttagtggttagcacaaccgcctcatggcgctgaggtcccaggttcgatcccggctctgggtcactctctgtgtggagtttgcacattctccccgtgtctgcgtgggtttcacccccacaacccaaaaatgtgcagagtaggtggattggccatgctaaattgccccttaattggaaaaaataattgggtaatctaaatttattaaaaaaaaagaggtgtAGATAAAATTCTGAAAATTACTTGGATTTACTGCATTGTTTGCCTCTAACGCCAGTGCGGTTTGAGAACTGAAAGATCCACAATCAACATTACCTTTTCAGTCCTGCAGCTGCAAGGGAAATGCCATGAACAAAGGAGACTATTATATATTCCCTTCATCGATCTCACCAAAGCATTCGACCATGTGAGCAGAGGCAGCCTGTTTAAGCTGAAGAAAATTGGCTGCCCGCCGAAGCTGTTCAATGCAATTTCCTCTTCCCATGACAACATGATAAGTAAATTCAGCAAAAATGAAGAAACATCAGGACTGCTCAAGATCCACAGTGCGGTCAAACAGGGTTGCAGTCTGCCATTGACAGTCTGGCATTTTCTTCCCTTTACTGCTTCAAATTAATTGACAGAGGGTGTCTACTAATATACCAGAACTGACGGAAAGTTGCTTCACCTTGCCTGCCCGAGATCCAGAAAGTGTGCCAAGTACTCAGACCGTTTTCCTACATCAATGACACTGCATCAGCACTCCATTCTGAGGAACACCTTCAGCAGTCACTGTCACTCCAGTTTGGAGTTTAAtttgaccatcagcatcagggagTCAAATGTCATGGTGCAGGATGTTGTAATATCCTCAGCAATGATATTGTGACACTGAAGGTTGTTGATCGCTTACATATTTAGACTCCACAATCGACAGCAATCAGTAACTTGATGCTGAAAATCAACATGCACATTGCAAAAGCTGCTGCTCTTCTATCCAAGTTGAGTAAAAGAGCGTGGAACAGCAGCCACCTGAGTGAAAACACCAAACTGCCAGTCGACCAAGCCTCTATCCTCAGTACACCCCTGGACAACATATGCTAGGCAGGTGTTTAAGACTAAATAGTTTCCACCTTTGTTGTCTTTGATAAATTCACGGCATGTCTTGGGAGGACAGTGTCACTAACTCAGGAGGTCCTGGAGAGTATTCTCATTATGTATTCAATTATGGCTGCACTGGCTCAGTTGCCTCCATCGGATGTACGATGGCTGTATAACCAAAGATCTTCTGCATGGTGAACTGGCCAAAGGGTCATAACCTACTGAGACATCCAGACCTCCACTACAAGGGAACCTGTAAATCAGATATGCAGGTGTCAATCATTGTCACAGATGACTAAGAGACAGTCACTGACTGCCATGACCCCTGGAGGTTGACTGGAGAGTCATTGGTAGAAGTGAAACAGAAAACATAGGTGGTTGAAAATAGTGGCACAAGAAAAAACAGAGGCCAGCAAATcctgcaccttctcagcccactgtcttcatcagcagcaaatgcaacagagaCAATCATAATAAAGTGGGGCTCCTGACTCCGACCAGACAATGCTGAACAGAGTTGGCCAGCAAACTGTTGCCTCGAGATAGAAGGCAACCAAAGAATTCTTAAGAAACCTGCTCCATATGCTTAAACAGCATCAGAGCATTCAGTTTTCTGAAATCTGGACAGTCATGTCTGTTTCTTCTTGGATTTGGCATCTAGATGGGGAATCTTTAGGGTTTGCCTGTTACCCCATAAAATGCTACCACAGACTGTTATTCATGGAAAACATTTTGTTTATTTAAGATTTATATACCTCTCCGTACTCTACGCAAGGTTAGACCTCTGCTTCCCACCAGATTGGTCTTAGCCATGTGACATTACATCACAGCTACATCATTAGATCCCGCAGTAGCAGGTATCTCTGATGTTAACTCTTTACTTTACTATGACAGTATTAAGGATTTTTGTTTGACCTTGAACTCCCTAGAATACCTCTTAGCGCATAGAAAGTCACAAGCTGATTCATAGCAAGTGCTGGAACTCATGGAAGTGATCTTCAGCTCTGAATATGAGAAAAAATTCTAGCAAAATCAAAAAGGCAACACTGAGGAGTTAGTATTATTTCTGATATTCTATTATAGGATTGAAAAGGCTCAACTTTGACTTATACAGACTGAGGGCCTGATTTTCGCTACAGATACGGAAAACAGGAGCCAGGGCTGTTTTTATGCAGAAATTCATCTCCAGTGCAAAACATACTGAATTTTGAATTTTCTCAGGGTGAGCCCTTAATTGATATGGAGATGGATTTCCTGTCCAATTAAAGCTAGTGGAGGAAGATTTCACTGAAGCTGCTAGTTTCCCTGAGGGAGAGTGTTTATACCAAAACCTGCCACTGCATCTTGTTTtcattgtttcagattccagacagCACTGATATTTATTCTGGATCAATGCTTCCGTTTCTTTACTACTACCATTACCACTCCCATTTGCCATTTGTTCCATGACATATTTGTCATTGAATCTCCATACCTtctaacctatccctgaccttctctTTTGCTCCACCTTACCatcacttatttttaaaaaagaataaaaccCAATGTATTTTTACCTCTTCAGTTTGGAATGTTATatgataatattaatctttattgtcacaagtaggcttacattgacactgcaatgaagttactgtgaaaatcccctagtcgccatactcacTCCGGCACCACGGAGGGAGagttcaggatgtccaaattagctaacagcacgattttcgggacttgtgggaggaaaccggagctcccggaggaaacccacatagacacagggagaatgtgcagatttcccacagagtgacccagccgggaatcgaacctggaacctgggcgctgtgaagcaacagtgctagccactgtgctactgaaaCGTTAACTTTTGGAGTTGAATTGTAATTTCTTCCACAGACAGATAGCTTGCTCATTAGAATATATGAAtgtaggggggcagcacggtggccaagtggttagcacagctgcctcacggcgtcgaggtcccaggttcgatcccggctctgggtcactgtccgtgtggagtttgcacattctccccgtgtctgcgtgggtttcgcccccacaacccaaaaatgtgcagagtaggtggattggccatgctaaattgccccttaattggaaaaaataattgggtaatctaaatttaaaaaaaaaaaaaaaaaatgaatgattctctgatattgaggccaagtgttcgtgccgtcgtgaacaccgtcgcgtttcacgtcggcgtgaacagcgccgtccacgccgttccagcctccttatgcggccataaatgggcgccgcgccagcccgcgcatgcgcggttgggccagctcattcctgcgcatgcgcagtagggccGCGCTATCCTGCACacgcgcggggaacttcttacgcacgccagccccgacccaacatggggtcggtgttcaggggccggccgtggtGGAAagtaggccccgggggggggggggggggagaaggggagaaagaggccgacccaccgatcggtgggccccgatcgcaggccagatcccttcggaggccccccccagtgaaggagccccccttccctccacacagcccccctccccaagcattgccgcagagttcccgctggcagcgaccaagggtgaatggcaccggcgggactctgttgcaTCGGGACGGCTgcacggcccatccgggccggagatcggcggccccgccgattccagcggcctgcagccggcgcaaatggcaccgattctccgcacctcggagaatcccgTGCTGGCGTTGGGGCATCGtggtgcggttgcggcgattctccggcccagcgcagggctcggagaatcgcccccgtaaTGTATGAaaaatggccacttaagggagGTGCCTTTGTACATTTATCACAGCAGGTTACAGACACCTTTAAGGGGGAAGATGGGGAGAAAACTAAAAAGAATGGGTAATCTCTGATGGAGACTTGAATTAATTAATTATCCCAAAATCATTATAATCAGGTTCAAGTAAAAATACACTGATTAGAATGTCCTAGACTAACAGTAATTTAACCAACTTCCAATCCATTTAAAGTTATAAGATAAATTTACTGGCTATTTTTTGTAAATTCAGTCACATCATAGCACATACAACTCCAGGGATTTATGGTATCTACAGCGTACACTTTCCTTGAAATCAATTTCAGATTTCATCAGGGAAAAAAATCATAAATCACTGAATTTATCACACACTTGTTCTGTCAACAACCAATGATCAGTCAGCATTAAAAAATctaatcaaaaacagaaaaaaatgtaGTGAGCAATGtgaatggggagagggagggggaggcaaaaaaaaaaaagagtaaaataAAATTGTACTCATTCATCAGCCTGAAGTGATTATTATAAGCCATGGATTATCATTCTGGGCAGTTTAGTAATTTAAATCCAGTGATTGGCTACAATGCAATCATTTACTCACTGGCATACATTATTATTGGTCTAGCATTTTTCTCAAAATGTTTTATCTCTTCGCCTATGCAAGTTACTGGAGTTGTTGGTCAAGTTCATCTCATGCTCCATCTAATCTCCAAGTACAAATGAGATTCAAGTGCATGTTCTTTATAAACCCTTTTCAGTTAACAGCTTAACTCTGGTAATAGTCTATGTTCTGGATGATTTGCACttctctccccaaccctccccaaaatcaagaagaaagaaaaaaattatgtttcaagctaCAGTGTAGTGAGGGGGAgttgattttttattttttaatttagagtacccaattctttttttcgaattaaggggcaatttagctgttCATTTCTCTCATCCCTTACTCCCCTGGATATCATTGTTAATATTTTTAGAAAACCTATAGTTTTTATTAGaaggtggccaattcacctacctggaatatgtttgggttgtggaggtgagactcacacagacatggggagaatgtgcaaactccatacagacagtgacccgggccgggattgaacccaggtcctcaacgcgAGGGGGAGATGGATGTGTGTACAGTATAATCAAACACAGACAGCAATGCAGCAGTTAAATGGAGTCACAATCACATGGAGGATGAGGAAACAAGTTCCAATAAAAAGTATAGATTTTCTCAAAATATTAACAATGATATCCAGGGGAGTAAGGGATGAGAGAAATGAACAGCATTAATATACGCCTGGAGCATTTAAATGTCCTAAAGGATATCagaggagggcagcacgatggtgcagtgggttagccctgccgcctcacggcgccgagatcccaggttcaatcccagctccggatcactgtccgtgtggagtttgcaaattctccccgtgtttgcgtgggttgcatccccacaacccaaagatgtgcaggataggtggactggccacgctaaattgccccttaattggaaaaaattaattgggtactctaaatttatttttaaaaagaatgtcaGAGGTAACTGCACAGTAATGGGCACCGCAGGGAAATAAAAGCAAACAACCTATGGGAAATAAGCCTGATCGGTCATTGGTGGGGGCgtttcaattgggatgacattcttCAAATGTGGGTTTGAGAGTTTCCCAAAGTATAGAAACCAATTTATTATGAGTGACAGGTGTGATACAGAGGTAGCATTCTAGAATCGATGCAAGAACGTTGTTGCATCAAATCCTATTTGAGAGACTTGAACAGAAAATTTGGGCTAGACTCTCAAGCAGTTCTGAGGAAGTGCTGCTTAGTTCACAGAACCATCATCCAGATGGATCATTGTAAACCAAGGCCCCAACTAGTTATAAAAGATCCTATGGCACTATCCAAGAAGTGGATATCCCCAGTACCTTTGTCAATGTTTATCTCAATGGACATCAGAAAAACAGATTTGGTCATTTTCACATGGTTGTGTTCAAATTGGTtgggtttcctacattacagcagtcaaCATAATCAAAATTACTTCAATGGCTCTAAAGTGTTTTGGAATATCTCAAGGTCATGAACTATGAATGCATCTCTTTCATATTTAGTGGCAACAGAGTGAAATGTTTGCTTCCGTTTTTGAATGGAAATTGGAAACAGTTGATTGTGTTAAATTACTATTAGGGTTGGCTGCACCCTCATGTGGGAAGTCATTGTGTATTTAAAGTATAGGCATAGAACTTGCGGTTAGCAGCAATGCTGGCCGTGAAGCCTGTACTGACCTGATGACACTATGGAACATAttatgggtggcagggtggcatggtggttagcactgctgcctcagtgccaggggcccaggttcaattccggccttgggtgactgagtggagtttgcacattctccccgagtctgtgtgggtagctCCAGATGCtcagagtgcaggttaggtggattgaccatgctaaaattgcctcttgggTAGCCAAACatgtgtgggttgggtggggtgctgtttcagagggttggtgcagtctcaatgggccgactggcccccttcagcactgtcgggattctgtgaatTCAATCAATACTGCTCATTTCTTTAGAGATCTCCCAATGcttctttttaaaatactttattccaaacttatcccagttctccttaatcttcaccacctacCCACCTCCTTGTTCTCCCAGCTACCTGTATATGTCTCCGATCcagccctccccttccacatccagaagcaacaTTCATTCCAACAGGGTATACCTCGACAACCTGAAGAATGCTTTCCAAACCTTCCGTGCAAAATTCCACACTTGCAGGTACCCAAACCCACTTCCTCTCgagagctctaccctctccttcagtttCTCTATACTGGCAAACTTCTCTTCCAgctacagatccctcaccttaactAGCCCTACCTTTCCACTTCCTATGCATGCCGTCTGTCCCCCCCACCTCAAATCCGTGGTTTTCACACAGCAACGTTAACACTGACATCCCTTCaatcctaaagtgcctcctcaactaGTTCCAGACCTTCATTGTGgattgcaccactgggctctccATTTATTTCCTTGGCACCAGTGGCAACGCCGCTATCTCCATGAGATCTCCCAATCCTTGCTGAAAAAGAAATGGGCAGGGCAGAATCTCCTGGCTAAGCCCAGATTGTGCAGTAGAGTCGAGTGTggattgtgggttggggggggcaacatgcctccccatttttttttttttttttacagcagtCCCTGGCCTATAGGTTATTAAAGTTCCAATTATTTTAATAAATGAGTGGATGGGGGAGGCAATGATGGTAAGGTGGATAGTCAGGTTGGGGTAGTTGGCTCAGGTTAGTTTGGATAGGTCGTTGGATGATCAGTGGATAGTCAGGGTGGGTAGTCGGGTGAGTAGTCGGGTTAGGTTACTGGAGAGCAGAGCTGGTTATGGAGTTCTCCAGCTGTTAGAGCGGGTATTCAACTGAAGGTGTGCTGGGAAAGTAGATAAAAGTGAGGTGGGTATTCAGGTTGGAGGTAATTGGCTCAAGTTGAGGGTAAGGTCAGAAGATAACTGGGTAATTAGGGCACATTTGTGTAATCTTGGGGGAAACAATCAGATCGGGTGGTGGTTGGGTCGAGTCAGGGAGATGATTGGTGGtgttggggaaagggggcagaaaGAGGCACATCAGTTGGAGTTACATCAGGTATTAAACTGTATAACATTTCCAGGTGTAATACACGCATCACAAACGTCCAAACTATAAAAATGAATACAAGCACAAAATGGACACTCTTGTCCCAATTGGAGTCGAGAGGGCATTAGGTTTCCAGCCAAAATACATGGAACTACAAGAACCCAGAGCTATTTTCATGTCTGGACAAATCTTGACTAAGCCGTAAAAATGcaaataaccttttggacatagtttttctttgtcattaaaatgcaaataatcCTAACCCTTGTTAATGGTGGCCTTCCTTCAACTCATTAAAAATACAGCTTTCACCATATTATTGCAGACTCTCCAACTCCAAACTTAAAATCCAGAAAATGTGTGTGAAAGGCTCTATCTCATCAAGACGATATGTGGATGAGTGCTACCCAGACTCTATTGTCTGACAATAGCCTAACCATCAAAGCCTATTTATGAGGGCAATGGAAAGAGAATGCTCTGATTAGATGACAGAAGCTGGGTTTCTGATCAGGGGTTTTAAGCAAGGCATATTCGGATTAGACAGGGTCAGAAACATCTGTGCCAGAAAAGGAAAACGAAACCCTGCCTAAGCAGTTTTAAGCCACATGCAGGTGGAGACCAGAGTTAGTCTTGAACTCAAGGAACAAGGCCAGGATTTTGCAATAGGTTTTGCTTGACTGGAGTGGAAGAAGAACATTTGCCACTATGAACATAATTCAAAAGCCAATTTGTCCTTCTAAAATTACCAAAATTACCAGAGCTCTAGTGGAAAAAAGGATTACAGACCTGCATCATTTCAAGTCTTCAACCCGGAGAAAAGCAAGTGTAACAGAGAACACTTGAAATCATAAGACTTAAACGAATGCTACTTACAAGCTTTTCTTTAGTGTGTGCATCTGTACATGTGTCAGAGTGGGCATATATTTGGGTGTTGAACAATAAAGAtttatcattcttgtgaaaccgATGAGAAAATGTGTGATTTCCCTGTTCCTGACAATTATAGCACTCAGGGATTTAAAATGTTCTTTATAAGCACACTATTTGGTCAGTAAAGAGGTGGAAATAAAGGGCATTCATCCCAATTATCTCTTCCTTTCCCTCGAGgctaagtatttttaaaaataaatttagagtacccaatcattttccccccccccccaattaggaggcaatttagctgtcactgttttaataaaaagatatggccaatccacctaccctgcacatctttcggttgtgggggtgagacccacgcagacacggggtgaatgtgcaaattctacacgggctgggatcgaacctgggatctcagcgccgtgaggcagcagtgctaaccactgcaccaccgtgctgcccctcacaaagTAAGTATACAGATACGTCTAGTGTATCTGGCCCAAATCTCCACCCTGAGCTCAGGGTTGGAGGATCGGAGGCATCAGGGAATTAGCCAATTGGAAATTTAAACTTCCCAGTCAATTTCCACATAATGTCTGTGCTTCAGGACTTCTGCCGGGTCCTGACATGCATCTCCCGACATACGTCCTCCATCTCCGACAATCTGGAGACAAGAAGATTTGGGCCATAATATTCTTTAGCAAGACAAATAGATATGAAAAGTGATCTTTAAATAATATGACCCAGTTTTTCTGATTATTTGATTTAAGTTAAATAACTTCAGTACAACATTCAACACTGCACACAGCTCTGGAGAAGAGCGATTGCTCAGTCATTCAGGTCTAGATGATCCCAGGTGAATCGCCGGCATGGACTAAATTAATCGACTTCTATTAAGATTGTAATAGGTGAGCTATAATTATAGTGCCAGTTCCAGAGTTGGggatggtgaggatgaggtcagcaATCTTGTACACAGCAATTACTGCTGGAATGATGCACACAAGGGGACAGATTTGATAGTTTGCTCTGACACCCAAAAGATAGAACAGCCCATCACACCAAATACCGTCAGATTTCAAAGAAATAAATCTTCTTCAGCGAGTTCAAGGCAGCTGTGCAGCATTTCTAGGAcctagaaggggctggtttagctcactcagctaaatcactggtttttaaagcagaccaagcaggccagcagcacggttcgattcccgtaccagcctccccggacaggcgccggaatgtggcgactaggggcttttcacagtaacttcattgaagcctactcgtgacaataagcaattttcatttcatatattccAGCAATTAGTCAACACCATTGGCGAGTCAGGGAGGTAGGGAAATGGAGCAAGGGCAGTGGGTGGTGATAAATACCCTACACACATGCAGTTATATTTTACAatagctatttaaaaaaaattcaaaacaatGGCAAACGTCTTTCGCATGAAGGATTGGGTAGGGTGGGAAGACAGAAGAACCCACATAGCTGAACAATTTATtccaacagtttttaaaaataaagaaacacTGACAGCAGTTGTAAAATGTGTGAAAGTGGTGTATTATAACAATGGGAAGCTGAACCCTTGGCTTGGACTGAAATAATTTCTTTTTGCAGTACATTTCACTCTTTCCTCCTCCGTTTTGGTTCATACACACGATCTGAAACtatattttacttttgtttttctaTGCAAACATACACAATACattcaattttaaattttaatttgctTGACAGAGATTCTGAAAAAGACTAATGACCACATTCTTTATGAACCATAAATTGAATACACCTTTATATACGAAAGGAGGATTTAAATGTTACTTACGGTCAAGTCCATTGATGTATCTCATTGTTATCTCGCAGTGTCCCCAGACTGCACTGACTATTGGGTACAGTTTTCTCCCTTTCAGACTTCTGAAGGCCACACCCAGATATTGTCCATCCACTATGAAACTCAATGTTCCTTCATCCATATCCAAAACCACCAAGAAACTATCTGGCAGCACAAATGATTCATCTGGCTCTAAAAACATCGGATAGGTTAGTCCTGGCTGATTTTTATTGTGATACAGCTTGTTGCGGCCCAAGTCCCAACCCCATGATTCATTATTGCTGCCAACTAATGAGGTGTATCCCACAGAATGCAATGGAGCTTCAGCCGTTGCCACACCAACCACGGCATGCGTTCCTCTTTGCCTTGTCGGCCACTGAATCTGCCAGACGTGAAGCCCTCTTGTGTACCCAATTTTACCTCGGATACAATCTGTGCTTTGGGCTACT contains:
- the LOC119976097 gene encoding SPRY domain-containing SOCS box protein 1-like, encoding MGQKISGNIKSVDVREPAYRPVKRELRGPDFCKPTRLDMLLDMPSASREVQLKHAWNNEDRSLNIFVKEDDKVTFHRHPVAQSTDCIRGKIGYTRGLHVWQIQWPTRQRGTHAVVGVATAEAPLHSVGYTSLVGSNNESWGWDLGRNKLYHNKNQPGLTYPMFLEPDESFVLPDSFLVVLDMDEGTLSFIVDGQYLGVAFRSLKGRKLYPIVSAVWGHCEITMRYINGLDPEPLPLMDLCRRSIRLSLGKERLHEIETLPMPISLKNYLQYQ